In Mycteria americana isolate JAX WOST 10 ecotype Jacksonville Zoo and Gardens chromosome 4, USCA_MyAme_1.0, whole genome shotgun sequence, the genomic stretch CAGACATTTACTCAATTTCCACATTGACAGCCCTTATCAGCATGTCTCCCTTGGCTCAGACTTAAACTTTGGCATGTCATTGCTCACAACGTGCAGCTCTGACAGGGTTAATTGTCTCTCTGGGAGGGTGATTGTTTTTGCTGAGAGGGGGGCCTCCTCTTGCAGCAGACCCCCAAGGGAATACCCAGCAATTTACGCCCCACGACCTGTGGAGTGGGTTAGTATGTCACACTTGCTGCTCAGCTGTCATGGCAAGGACTTTCAGTGCCGGAGTTGCTCCGGTTCATTAGATTACACATGAAAGCCTCTGTATGGAGAGCAAAGCATTTCTGAGCAAGAGTTTGAAATAACATGAAAGGGCTGGGACCCAAAATGACAGCCAAGGGGGGCAAGGGAAGGCTGCGGAGGCAGATGGTTTCCCCTACAGAAAAGGACTCTGAAGAGAGGGGTATGCCAAAGGGTGTCTTCTTCCGAGAGGGAGGGAAGTTGGGCAAGGCTGCAGCGGGGTGAGGACTAAGGGATATGTTCACAGACCTCTGAGGGCAATGGCTGCCGTTCCCCAGTGCTTGGACAGAAGAAGCTGCAGACCAGCCTCCTCCATCCAGCAAAGCTCCATTATACTGCACATCCCAGAGCTTCTGGCCCTCAGCactgggcagcagggctggctgacTAGTAGAGAGTCCCACCGTGCTGTCCTGTAGCTAACTTCCCTGATACCTGAAGCACAATGTTCTCAGCTTGCTTTGGTGCGTTATATGCTATTGAGGTTGTGGCTTTCCAGTTGCCGTTGGTGAAGGCCGGTGGCTGATGGGCATAATTCAAGCCAGTGTGCCACGGCGCAGGCCACTCATTACCTATTTCTCTTATTTCCCAAGGAAAGGATCAGGGAGGGTTTACCGGGGAGTGCAAAAATGCAGGGTGGCTGCCCTTTGGAGCTGAAGAGTAAGATCACGGTAAGCAAGAGATAAGGTTCAAAAGCAGGGGGAGAAATCTGTTGTGGAAGAGCTGAATGCACTCAGAGGAGAAACTGgctttgccaaaataaaaaaagaaggcaggTGAATTTGGCAGGAGTATTTTGGATGTAGGGAGAGAGTACCAAGTGGGAGTCAGAAGTGGTGTTAGTCTGAGCGGGAGACTGCAGTTAGAAGTGCCCCTGGACTGGCATTGCATAATTAAAGTAACCGAtaaatttgtaatttcttttaatttcttaattacaGGATACTATTTGACAAGCTTTTGCCTTGCAACAGATCATGTTCTATTGTTTCAACTGTCTTAAAAGTTTTtgcaaagatgtttttctttctgttgattaGTTAAACCAACTCATGACTTTACAGGAAAACTCTGCAATGTCAGTAAAGGTACTAGGGTGTAAAGGTGCCACTTCTTTTCCCTCTGGGATTCTGACATAATCTGAATTAAAGTTAGGTGCAGTCGAGGGTATAAGTTTCAAATTTTGCCAGGTGGGGACCTTGCATTTCTCTAGTGTTCTTGTCACTGCCGTTAGAAATATTGGTGATTTCCTTGCTAAGACGAGGTGACTATCTTAATCCATGATTCTGTCCACCAGCAGCTATTGCTTCAGAGTTTCCATTTTTGGGATGGACTGGCATGGGGTATCTTCTAACAAACTCAAGGTTTTTTTATTGGgtctttccatttgtttgtttgcttctttggGCCTTTCATTGTGAATGCTTCATAAATTAATGTTGAATAAATTGCATACATTTAAGTTCAGATCAATATACAAAAGTCTGGCACACTTCTAAGATTTTCCTACATATTAAAAAGGTGTTGAATCTTCTTAAGTCCCATTAAAGCCAGTGAGAAGTAAGGGGCAAAACatcttcagaaaatgaagtttcaagTGACCAGCAAAAGATTGAGAAAAGGGTCAGCCTGACAGGCATCTGAGGTTTTTCCTTTGGTCTTGGCTAAGGGCTTGCATTTGTGGCATGGAATATGGTAACAATTACAATGTGATTATGGGGATGCATTTTGGCTTCAGCTACAGTAGCATGATTTTGGTACTATTTTGTGAGATGGTCTGACGCAGTTGCCTTACGGACACTGAGAAATGCCAGGGCTGTGCTATGCAGAAGGCTAATGTGGTGGCCATAGCAGTCCAGTAGACTGCATTCAAATGCATCAGGCTGGATGGTGTCTCCTTTCTAAGGAAATCAGTTTGAGCTGATATGAGAGAGAGTGATACACTGGTATGTATGGGGCTGCTGGGTGCTTCTCAAGCAAATTTGGCATAACGCTTGACAGCAGTATCCTTCTTTGCACGCCCTTTGCTCACCACAGTCAATTTttcatgccttttgcagcccggCCTAGGTTCACGCAGCCTGCCAAGATGAGACGGAGAGTGATCGCCCGTCCTGTCGGCAGCTCCATCCGCCTGAAGTGCGTGGCCAGCGGGAACCCACGGCCTGACATCACATGGCTGAAGGACAATAAGCCCCTCACGCCCCAAGAGATTGGGGAGAACAAGAAGAAGAAGTGGACGCTGAACCTGAAGAACCTGAAGCCAGAGGATAGTGGGAAATACACCTGCCGAGTATTTAACAAAGTTGGAGAAATCAATGCAACATACAAAGTTGAAGTAATCCGTAAGTGTGGCCTCTGGGGtggaaaggcagggagggagTTTTGAGAAGGGGGCTGGCTGAGTAAGGAGAGTGTGATGGCAAGTGTGTAGTGCCGATAGCTGGACACAGAAATGGGGAAGTGTTAAAAACATCAGcggaaacagaaaacattactgAAACTCTAGAATAAACCTAACATCTGGGCAAGACAAAGTAGTAACAATACAATTTAGTAGCTGAAATGAGGAGAGATACTTGGGAAACAATTGTCTCTAAGGGCACCCGGATGGTAGAAGTTCACCATTGCCCAGTGCAATCTTACACTACCAACAGAGTCAATTCAAGGACAGACTGAGAACTGAGAAAGCCCTTTTATGTACCATAGAGGAGGGGGTGGAAATATTTAGGATGGCCCAGATTACTCTATCAGAGTGTTAATAAGGTGAAACCAATCAACTGAAAATTTAGTCTAGATAGCTGTAATAGGAGGCCCACTTCATTAGAGAAGTCTCCCAAGGGAATTAGCAGAAATCTTATGACTAGAGTGACTAGCCAGACAAGGCTTTAgggccagattttaaaaaagatttggcCATCTGAAGGTTCAGGTGGGTACAAATGagatcctaaaaaaaaaagaaaattccactaGGGTCCTGTCTATATCATTAGATGCCTACATAGCTTTAAGGATTCAGCCCTTAGAAGATGAGCTGTGGGGGATTACCCTGCATTGTGGTAGGGTAGAGTAAATTGCTCTTCTTACTGTCTAGCTATTCTGATTCTTGGTCTCTAATCTCCTGTTTCCCCTATTATTACTGAAGAGAATTATACTCAAATTGTACCTAAGTCTACCAGAGAAGGGCTCTTATTCTTAAGTCATTGTGCTTTGTCTATGACATCATCGTAAGTTGTCATGGAAATGATTACAGAACAACCAACTCAAGAAGGTGGAGAAGATGAGCTGAGTGGAGGGAAGATTGAATAGCCTTCGTTAGTGAGGAGCAGGGGCATGGAGGGCTATTTCCAGCCACATGGAAAGCATGTTGTTTGTCTGTCTGTGCATACATTTTAGCATGAGAAAGGTTATCCCAGTGTGAAAGATTGTTCTTAAAGGTAAAGATCTGTTCTCTGATAAGTCCTTTCTCTAGAATCAGAGGAATTAAAAGCACATGTGGGGAGCTCTGTTGGGCTCCAAAGGCACAAACCTGCTGGACATCTGGGATTGATAAAGATGCAGCTGTGTGGAGACAGTAAAAACATGTGTTTACACTAAAACCAGGAGCAGAGACAGGGAAATGAATCAAGCCCCATCCTAATGGCAGCTGTGGCATTTTCACTTCATCAAAACCAGACAGCACCAGGAACAAACCCCTTTCTGTGTCCCTGTTTATCTTGGTTTTTATCAACTTAAAGATGTATGTAACCTTTGTTTTCATTAGCTTTTGCTGGCTAGGAGTGAAAACAGTAACCAAAGCTGGAACCAGAGTCAAGGAGATAAGGGCATTAAGCAGTTTTCAGACATCTATTTTTAACATCATTCTGTGGAGCATTACAGGTTTTATtcaatttcctccttttttttttccctctgagccTCCACTCCCAAGTCCTGCTTATCTGAGTCTCAGTCTCCCCAGCTGTGATTCCCGCTTGTAGTCCCAAGGCAAAGCCTATAGAGACcactgtgttgtttttgtttcccaAGAACATCTTTAGAGCCCTCATTATTAAAAGTATCCTGACTTTTTGAAAGAGGGTCCATTGTTCCTTTCTCTCACCCCACAGCCAGTGGGAGTTGTTTTGTTACATGCTCAATCCAAAAGTGTTTGCCATCAAAAGCGGTTGATGATTGCCAGCAGTTACCACCCACTGTGATACCATAATTTCTCTCTGTGCCTAGGATAGAGGTTTGCAGTACCTCCTTGTCTGGAAACTGTGACTGATTTCTCTGACGCTAGcactaaaaaaaatccaaacattccTCAGAATGAGggatatatttttcctttgacattACGTGGTGTTGACACAACGTAAGGCTTACGATCATGCTGGAAAGGATGGTCTTGTGAACCTCTTGTGTTTGATTTCCTTTCCTACCATCTTGTTTCGTTTATCAGCTGAGACTTGAGGCAAAAAATTTTGTGACAAAGGAAAGATTTTGTTATTGgctagaaaagcaaaagccttCTGAGCTCTTCCTCCACAAAAATTTGCTCCATAGTGAGTGTGGGGACAAttagacagaagaaagaaataataaaagcaggGAGGTGAGGATGAAGTGAAGATCTTCCTCACCGGTGGTGCCTGTGGTCTCAGCTCCCCCAGCAGTGGATGTCATGGCATGGGATGGCTTCCAGTAGAATTTGGTCCCCATGGGCAGCTACCAGGCCCAGCAAACAGAGATGACAGATATCTCCTGAAGGACTCCCAGACAAAAGATGAGACAATATCCAAAGCCTGCCATTAGTTCATGAAAGAAGGGGCATTTTCCCATCCAATTTTGTCTGTCCTTAGGGAACATTTGGGAAGACCAAAAGGAGAAGGAACATGCCTTACCCCACCCCTCACTGTCCCCAGACTGGGGGTAGCCACAGTGGTTCTGGTGTGGACTCTCCATAGATACGTACTTGTAAATAATCTGGTAAAAAACTGAGGTTGTGTCTGAGAATACATAAGGTTCTGTCATATTCACCTGTAAATTGCACCCTACCAGACATGGTGGTAAGAgacacagcatcacagaatcacagaatggctgaggttggaagggacctctggaggtcatctggtccaaccccccctgctcaagcagggtcacctagatctggttgcccaggaccatgtccagatggcttttgagtatcaccaaggatggagatgctacaatctctctgggcaacctgtgccagtgctcagtcaccctcacagtcaaaaagtgtttcctgatgtttagtGTTTCCTttagtgtttcagtttgtgcctgttgcctctgtTCCtgtcactgaaaaaagcctggcttcACCTTCTTTACAcactcccttcaggtatttataaacattGATAAGACATCATCAGCATCAATATAAAGTGAACATTTACAGTGAAATAATCCACTTCATTTGTGTTCAGACCTGTACTATTGCCCAAATTTAATCCTGAAATGGGTTTTGGCCTTTATGGCTAGTATCAGGCCATTTATCTTCCTCTGGTCAAGGCTCAAGAAAGATCACTGCAGCCTTTGACCCTGTAGGTCAAGGTACATCATTAAGATCCCATTATTCTGAGATATGGTCCCTGAGACAAGGGGCTAAGTGGGAGTACAAGGAAGGATGGCCCTTTTTGTCATCTCATAGCTGCAGCGTACAGCAAGGGAATGAGGAAATTCAGCAGTCCAGACTGGACTTACAATACTTGCCAAGAAGCAGAAAGGCCAGGTCTAACATGTGTGGTGCTGAGTAATACCACTACAAACTGGGTACCCAAATATAAATGCTTCATGAGTGACCTGAGAGAGCAGAAACacaacaaagacagaaaaacctTCTATAGGAGATTCCTAGGATCCTGTTTGCTTAGCAGTTAGGAGGTTGTTCAGTGTACAGAAGGGAGGGCTGAAGAAAATCTTCCAAAATATAAGGGCTAAGAGGGAGAGCAAACTTTTCTCCAGGTCTGATGCAGACAGAGTAACTAACTTCCTTCTTAGAAACAGGAAGATTCAGGCTGAGCATGAGAAAAGACTTGCTAAGCCTCAGACAAGGGAGTAGTTGTCTGGAGAGACTGGAGAGCATCTACCATTAGAGGCTTTGGAAGAGGCTGGGCAAATTTATATCAGGAGAGTTTTGCAGAAATCTCAGCCTGCCTTAGGGCAGGGAGTCGGACTAGACAATTATTTTGCATCCCTCCTACACCTTTTTCCTATGTTTCTGCAATCACAAGTTAATGAGATTGGCAAACACCTTTTTCCATGGAGCTCCCTGTGTTTTTGTGCAGAGAGGACGAGGTCCAAGCCCATCCTGACAGGGACGCACCCTGTCAACACGACAGTAGACTACGGTGGGACCACGTCCTTCCAGTGCAAAGTCCGCAGTGATGTCAAACCCGTCATCCAGTGGCTGAAAAGGGTGGAGTATGGCACAGAGAGCAAGTACAACTCAACCATCGATGTTGGGGGACAGAAGTTCGTTGTGCTGCCCACGGGGGAGGTCTGGTCCCGTCCCGATGGTTCCTACCTGAACAAACTGATGATTACTCGAGCCAAGGAAGAGGACGCAGGGATGTACATTTGCCTAGGGGCAAACACCATGGGCTACAGCTTTCGCAGCGCTTTTCTCACAGTCCTGCCAGGTGAGTtatgccttcccccccccccccatctcaaCCAATAGTCTGCATCATGGTATTTATTAACACAACTGCTGATGTCCATCGGGCTCCATGGCCCTCTGTGATGCTGTGCTGATTTAGGCTGGCCCAGTTCTAATAAGAATGAGTAAGGGATTAAATCAGCCCTGATTTAAATCAGCCCCTGCTGAATTCCTCTTGATGATGGTTCCTTTTCTCCCTTCGAGGGGAATAATGATTCCAGCAAggtgaaataaaatgaatgatcTGCTCCTGTATGAAAGAGGAGCTGGGAAATGGTACTGCAGTTGCAGGCACTACATCACTTCAGCAATAGGATGTGGGAGGTGAGAGGGGAACTGAATAGCAACACAGTTGGCAACCCCATTAccttacatttcttctttctcttgctcttatTTATATGGCTTTTACTAGTAAAAGGAAACAATGATACAGGCCCataaaatgagagaagaataaaaactGTCCCAgtcacaaggaaaggaaaagaacaagtgtGAAAGAGAATGATTTATTAGTTAAATTCTTACCCAATCATCCCCTGGGGACCCTTGTACCAAACTCGCAgctgcttccttctctccccaggCCTCAGAGCCGGTGGCCACGTCCAACTGAGGCTGTATCGAGTGTGTTTCAGGCACAACATCCTTGCTTTGTCGCTTACTCCTTTGCCTCCTGACTGTGCAGTTCTAccctgataaatattttttattgaaaagggCATTTCTTTCTGCCTCATCTTGCCATGTGAACCTAGCTTCAGATCCTCCAGTTTTATGACAAAAATCaatcttgctgctttttcttctcttcaccaTCACAAGGCCAACACAGCTAagagagagcaggagctggagccagTATCAGAACATTTTAGCGGTCAGGTCTAATGGGGTGTCTCCAGTCAAGACACCAGTGAGAGACAGAGATCATTAACTCTCCCAGGCTGTTAGGACTGCTTTTCTGTGTAGGTAGTGGGGAAAATGCTCATGACTCCTGTAACTAAGGCAGCATGGCTTCTTCTGCTCACTGATTGCCAAAACTCTGCATCTCAGCAGCCATCGAGGGTCACTAGCTTGAATTCAGACACTGACAGCAGATTGCCAAGTAAGAGAATGCTCTTGGGATCTTCTTCTGCATCACTTAGATTTAGGACTAAACTCCACCTAGAAAGCCTGTCAATCCCAAGGAAAAGGCTGCGTGGGTGGGATATAACTCAAAGCCTCTGGGAGTTTCTGAACTATGAGAGTCTGATCCAGCTCCCACCGAAATCAGTGCGAGATTTTCCATTGATTTAAATGGGACTATAATGAGGCCTCATACCAGAACCAGAGCCTGCAGGCCTGTTGTTATTGGCAATGATGGAGAAGGAGAACCCAGCTTGCCCTCAGAGGCAAAGATGTGGTTGCAAGGCCATGAGTTAGAAAAACACCATTTTGCTTGTAAATCTACCAGATTTGACATAGACAGCTCCGAAGAACAGCATGGATGAATATCAAAACACTTTCATTTCAGCCCAGCAGAGGATTTCTGCCAACCAACATGAAGACTGTTGTTTTTGTGGTCAGCTGTGGGTCAGTTCCCTGATCAAgtcttgctttgagcagggggccggaccagatgacctccagactccccttccagcctaaattattctgtaatttcCAGTGTTGGTGAATCAAAGTTTTGTCTGTTGAGGTCAACAGTATAGGTTCTTCTGACTTCAAAGAGACCACATggtatatatttaatatttcaaactaGCCATAGAATTATTTGtcaaggagagaaaaagacattAGTGTCTTAAAGAAGTCTGGCTTGAAAGTTAAGTGATATATGTTTGAATATAGCATATTGGGCCATTTGGACAGCCTGCGGTTTTCAAAGTTTCTTGAGTGTCTCCCTGCAAGTTGAATTCTGTGCCCAGGTATTTTTCAGGGCTTTGGAAATCCCAGCTGGTAGCTATCTAGATGGGGATTTTGATAGGTAGGATCCTATCCCAGGACTCCTTTTGGGTCTAGAAATCAAGAGATCAGGCTGAGAAACTAGAGTGGCTATCCAGGGATGTACAGCCTGCCGACAGCAGAGAGGGGAAGGTAGGTGTGAAAGATGCTGTCTGAAGTGTCTTATCTCCTCTGGTAACTGAATTAGCTGCCCTTGGGAAAGCCAACGGCAGCTCCAAAGAGACTGGTGGAGGTAGAGCCCATTTGGCATAGGGAATTGGACACACACTTTAATGCCGTGTGAATTTTCGGTTCTCCATGGCTTGGGCCCCAAGAAGGGGACAGCAGCTCACCTGCATTTTCACATTCTTCAGCCTTCCTCCCAGACACACAAGAAATTCAAGACAACCCCTCCAAAACACCACATTTGTGCTGCCTGCCATGGCAGAGCATTGCTGAGTAGCTTCAGTATCACCAGAAAGGGATAATAAACAGTGTGTGAAGCCCACGCAGACACAGctacacctggcagagcaagtGGGCAATGTGCTGTTGCTCTGCACAACCTGATCCTGCCTCCTGGGCCTCTGACATGGAGGTATTACCGACACGTCCCATGTTGTGTCCTCCAATCTGAGCAGTGAAGCCCAGTCTGTCACAGAGTGAGAGTGTTAGGAAACTCACTCAGGCTGGCTCTAGTGCATCCATTAAAGCTTGgataagaaagttaaaaaatcCCCCAAAGACTCTGCTCCCGACCCCTAAACCAGAGAAAATGAGTTGCTTGTCCTTCCAGGagcactgaaaagcaaagcagttacCAAACATCATCTGCTGGCTTGATTTCTCCCTTGTTACTTGGTCTGGCAGGGTTGCCAGACAGCCTGTGCAAAAGCCAGCCCAAGTGTGACATCTGTTTTGAATTCACTTTGCCTGCATTTAATTaactctttctgtctctctcctgcCGTGATGTCCAGATCCCAAGCCTCCAAGTGCACCTGTGCCCCCCTCCTCGGCCAGCAGCCTTCCCTGGCCTGTGATCATTGGCATCCCCGCCGGAGCCGTCTTCATCTTTGGAACGATCCTCTTGTGGCTTTGCCAGACCAAGAAGAaaccctgctccccaccagctcctgccCCCGTGcaccggccgcagccccgggacAGAATCTGTGTCTCTCAGGTCCCCGACAAAGACTGCATCTCCTCCATAAACTATGAGGAATATGttgcccagcagcagcatttaCTGTCGCAAGGGCCTGCACTTGCCCCGGCCATGGCATCCAAAATGTACCCAAAGATTTACACGGACATCCACACCCACACCCACTCGCACGTGGAAGGCAAAGTCCATCAGCATCAGCACATTCAGTACCAGTGCTAAGAGGGTAGCTGTGTACAGTAGCTCGTTTGGGCTTTTCCTCGTGGTACCTCAGAAGAGACTGCTCCAAGTCAGCTCACACTGCCAGCAATAggcaaagcagacagaaaagattatatatataattttaaatatatatatacatatatatataattgtatatgcgtgtgtgtatgtgtgtatatatatatgtgtatatatctatatctatctatataaatatatatataatagagaaagtcagagagagaaaagagattttgttttttaattattgcaatCAGGATGTAGCCGAGGAATAATGAAGGAACTCCAAATCTCATCAGAGAGGCAGCCATCCCCAACAGCGGAGCATTCCCGGATTTTTTAATCAAGGTGGCGACTGGTGAGACAGGACACAGGGACGTGAACCACCGCCTTCTTCCTTGTGTTGCTAAGAGGAACAAG encodes the following:
- the FGFRL1 gene encoding fibroblast growth factor receptor-like 1 isoform X2: MIRRDLVFKMELQLALLFAGIIAFSDSARGPPRIADKVIHRQSVRVGRTIKLLCPVEGDPPPLTMWMKDGRTIHSGWTRFRILQQGLKIKEVESEDAGTYICKATNGFGSTNVNYTLIVIDDASSGKDSQVPEGSNGEYEDHSGKQWARPRFTQPAKMRRRVIARPVGSSIRLKCVASGNPRPDITWLKDNKPLTPQEIGENKKKKWTLNLKNLKPEDSGKYTCRVFNKVGEINATYKVEVIQRTRSKPILTGTHPVNTTVDYGGTTSFQCKVRSDVKPVIQWLKRVEYGTESKYNSTIDVGGQKFVVLPTGEVWSRPDGSYLNKLMITRAKEEDAGMYICLGANTMGYSFRSAFLTVLPDPKPPSAPVPPSSASSLPWPVIIGIPAGAVFIFGTILLWLCQTKKKPCSPPAPAPVHRPQPRDRICVSQVPDKDCISSINYEEYVAQQQHLLSQGPALAPAMASKMYPKIYTDIHTHTHSHVEGKVHQHQHIQYQC
- the FGFRL1 gene encoding fibroblast growth factor receptor-like 1 isoform X1; its protein translation is MAKRPCLLCWMLYRGCCVSWGHGVFKPGSLQGSERTVACMIRRDLVFKMELQLALLFAGIIAFSDSARGPPRIADKVIHRQSVRVGRTIKLLCPVEGDPPPLTMWMKDGRTIHSGWTRFRILQQGLKIKEVESEDAGTYICKATNGFGSTNVNYTLIVIDDASSGKDSQVPEGSNGEYEDHSGKQWARPRFTQPAKMRRRVIARPVGSSIRLKCVASGNPRPDITWLKDNKPLTPQEIGENKKKKWTLNLKNLKPEDSGKYTCRVFNKVGEINATYKVEVIQRTRSKPILTGTHPVNTTVDYGGTTSFQCKVRSDVKPVIQWLKRVEYGTESKYNSTIDVGGQKFVVLPTGEVWSRPDGSYLNKLMITRAKEEDAGMYICLGANTMGYSFRSAFLTVLPDPKPPSAPVPPSSASSLPWPVIIGIPAGAVFIFGTILLWLCQTKKKPCSPPAPAPVHRPQPRDRICVSQVPDKDCISSINYEEYVAQQQHLLSQGPALAPAMASKMYPKIYTDIHTHTHSHVEGKVHQHQHIQYQC
- the FGFRL1 gene encoding fibroblast growth factor receptor-like 1 isoform X3, whose translation is MHLAPSVCSCSGPPRIADKVIHRQSVRVGRTIKLLCPVEGDPPPLTMWMKDGRTIHSGWTRFRILQQGLKIKEVESEDAGTYICKATNGFGSTNVNYTLIVIDDASSGKDSQVPEGSNGEYEDHSGKQWARPRFTQPAKMRRRVIARPVGSSIRLKCVASGNPRPDITWLKDNKPLTPQEIGENKKKKWTLNLKNLKPEDSGKYTCRVFNKVGEINATYKVEVIQRTRSKPILTGTHPVNTTVDYGGTTSFQCKVRSDVKPVIQWLKRVEYGTESKYNSTIDVGGQKFVVLPTGEVWSRPDGSYLNKLMITRAKEEDAGMYICLGANTMGYSFRSAFLTVLPDPKPPSAPVPPSSASSLPWPVIIGIPAGAVFIFGTILLWLCQTKKKPCSPPAPAPVHRPQPRDRICVSQVPDKDCISSINYEEYVAQQQHLLSQGPALAPAMASKMYPKIYTDIHTHTHSHVEGKVHQHQHIQYQC